CCAGCTCTAGACTgatctcaaatattttaaaattttacatcaAATCTGAAGCATTTAATTGACAAACAGCTGTGCCTTAAACACAAACAACTGAGTAAGAGGATTATAAGATGTAATCAAGTTCATAACGAATATAGGTGTTCTTTTCATCATTATAGATCCTGGGGTAATGTGAAATCAGAGCATCCTGTGAGCCAATGTAGATGGAGTTATAAATCTTCCAATAAACGTCTCTGACTTTCCTGGCAGGATGGAACAAACCCTAGAAAACAGAATGGGACAAAATGGTTTTTAGAAGCTTTGCCTGCTGTTGAATTTAATCCACTTTTCCAcaataagcattttaaaaagcaattcttGTTAATAACACCACTTAGGACAAAGTGGGTACAGGGAATGTGTCATTCCCAATTTTTGTGACTAAACTAGCAAGGAGTAACAAAGTATTATTTAGAGGCAGATTTTATCatcttttctgaagagaaaatttCTACTGAAAGTGTTTCTAGCTGTGTATTGTCccacaataaaaaataaaacctgctgAGCTACACTGGGTTGGGATTGAGTCTTATCTCTGGCTCTGCTAACAGtgacctgtgcaaagcatccTGGAGAGAAATGTACAACAGAAATCacaaaacttgaaaaatcattaaaaaaaaaaagaaaatacaacgTGGGAGAAGCTTCTCTCACCTTCCTACTGACGTCAGCATCTTTGTGCTGaggtaaaaaaaccacacactgAAATTCCCTGTCTGCAAATAACAGAATGCTGGCACTTTTTCCCTGCATCACTTTCCTCCTTGCTTCCCACCTGTGGTTAAATTCTGTAGCCAAAGCAGCAAGAACTGCAACGTGCAGACACAACACAGAAAAGGAGCCTTCAGATTTTCTCACCACAGGCACATTTATAGAAGGTGAAGTGAATAGTGTTGATGTTAGGCTATAAATTCTGATCAAATTAATGAATTATTGAATTTCTTGGTACAGAATGCCACATTTAAATTAAGAATCTTTGTAAGGCCATACCTGTAAACAATACTGCAACATTCTGCAGGGTCCAATAGCAACTCTGAGGCCCTCCAGAGCCCCCATAACTGCCTGAATGACATGAGGGGAGGTTTCAAACACGTTAGGCCACACGTAATTTAACAAATGGTTGAGAGAATCTTCACAGCCAAACCCATAGACACCAAGAGACATGTGCTGCACCACAGCACTGGCTGTTTGTCTGTGTACAAGGTCCCTGCAAAGAGAAAATAGGGTTGTTGAGAAATTATATTTAGGAGTAATTtgatgtattatatatataaagtgtataatatttattatatatataaaatttatatatataaaatatatagtaTTTATATAGAGAGTTTTAGGAGAGAGAGAGTTTTAGGAGAGAGAGAGTTTTAGGAGAGAGAGAGTTTTAGGAGAGAGAGAGTTTTAGGAGAGAGAGAGTTTTAGGAGAGAGAGAGTTTTAGGAGAGAGAGAGTTTTAGGAGAGAGAGAGTTTTAGGAGAGAGAGAGTTTTAGGAGAGAGAGAGTTTTAGGAGAGAGAGAGTTTTAGGAGAGAGAGAGTTTTAGGAGAGAGAGAGTTTTAGGAGAGAGAGAGTTTTAGGAGAGAGAGAGTTTTAGGAGAGAGAGAGTTTTAGGAGAGAGAGAGTTTTAGGAGAGTTTTTTAGGAGAGTTTTTTAGGAGAGTTTTTTAGGAGAGTTTTTTAGGAGAGTTTTTTAGGAGAGTTTTTTAGGAGAGTTTTTTAGGAGAGTTTTAGGagtaattttcttcttggtaacgtgtttttttttaaagcactaaTATGTAATTTTGCAGAGTAACAAATATCAGTACATTAAACCACGGAGTTCTCTGACAAATCACTCCAGTTCTGCCACTGAAGTACTAAGAACAGAAATTATCAAAAGTGGGTTGAATTTGAGAAGCCTTGGTTCAAGATGGTTGTATCACTGCACTCTTCAAAAGCATTATTAATGAGTATATAACCTGAATTATCTGCAGGCAATGGCTTCCAGATTATGCTGGTCACTTAGCAGAAAACAAGGACAATATTTGGCATCATTAAGACCCAGCTAGTTCCTTAAAATATGACTATAGGAAACTGTACCACAGACAAAGAAGTGCACCCACCTGTCCATTAAAGCATCTTCCAGCAATGGGGTCACAGCATAAATGTAATCTTTTCCCATCTCTCCAATGTATtcaaacaggaaagaaagagattttAACACACCATTCTGGACATTCAGCTCTGGAACTCTGTACTCATTCATGAGTGCAGGCAGGACTGTGAAAGGTGAGCATGTTTCAGCAACAATAGCAATGGCTACTGTAGTACACACTCTGTTCTGCCTTTCCTGTACTTTCAGGTTATTTAGCAGGGTAGCCAACACGTCGTGAGGTCTGGAAGAGATAACAGGAGGCAACATGTCCACATCAATAGATTCAAAGAGGATTTGGATAAAAAGAGTTGAGTTTCAAAGAGCAAGTGGCAGGAAAGCATGGCTtagcccttaaaaaaaaagactacatAAACCACAAAACTGTTAAGCAACTGGATGATCTTATTTTCATAGCCAACTTTTACAACAGCTGTGTTCTCCCACAAAGAGTGAAGTCAAGTCTACATATTTAACATGTTAAATGCAGAGAACTTTGAATACTTCCCATCAGAAATCTCACAGTCATCACTGTTAGATGGCTGTGTGTAGGAGTGGATGATTATTAAACCAACTTACCCAATAGCTTTTGCAATGTAACCAAAAGTGTTCACTGTGGCTCTGCGAATGGCTTTCTTGTGAGCTTTTAGTAATTCAAGCAGTTCAAAGCAGATCCTCATCCATTCTCTTGCAGAAACATATTCTGCacctctgaaaaagaaaaatgtgaattacCTCTTCAGTGATGTCAGACGTTTTTAGAATAAACACAAAGAGCAGCAACTATTAATTTGTTATCAGCAGAGGGGTACTGCTTAAACAACTTAATTAATCAGGTATTTCTTATCAATTAGGCCTTCACTGGTTAGCAGCTTACTCAAAGTTTATTACATTGTATGCATGCTATGTTTCCATAAGTGGACAAACACTTCTTCAAAGTAGTTTGCAAAATAATAGAACTACAAGACTTTCAACACACCATCTGCTGAATATCTCACCTCAAGCTTTATGAGCAATTTAAGAAATATCAAGAGGTATGACAATAAATACCTTGATGCTGAGCTTTAGCTTTTGCAACAGCAATTTCCCCCACAGACAGGGTCAAGTGCTCATCATTGATCAGCTTACCTGTCTGCAATACGCCCAACAAGATCAATACAATTTTCCTGTACTTTCTCATGTCTGTTCTTCAAAATTGGTGTAAGCCGTGGCAGTAGATCTTTGATTGGTGGGGTCATCTTGTGCATACCTAGGGAGTTCAAAGAGGCAGAATGAGCTGTAGTTTGCCCTTTAGTTTTCCTCCTGAACGTGTAAAGCAATTAATACACTAACATACCTATAACATTCACAATGGCCTTAAGTGCTCCAAGGATGCTGCCCAGGACTTCAGGATACTCTTCACCCAGGTACTCGTACAACACAACACCCAAGTGTCCCATCAGTTTTTCCTACAATCAGGtaaaaacatttagaaattattttccagttccCTCTCATGACTACAACCACAGCACACCAGAAGCCAATACCATACCTCTTGACAAGTCTTCATGACAACTGCAGTACGAGAGATGAGGTCAGCAGCTTGCTGCCTGACTTTGGCTGATTTGTTGTTCAAACGCCACAGAACCGTACCGCAGATCTGTGGCAAGTAGGGTTTAACTCTCTTCCCCAGAGCATTCACCACTGTGCCAAAACCAttcagcatcacagaatcctGAGTGAAAAAACAAGGAAGGCAAAAATCAGACCAACAGCAACACTCTCTTTTAACTAAACTTGACAAAAATCAGACCGATAGCAACACTGCGTTTTAACTAAACTCGACGTCGTCTAAAATTGCTACTAAAATGCTCAACATTTTCATCCAAAAGACTGGTTTTGGGATGGAAGCACTGACATCTGAAAAAAGATTCTAAAAACTTAATTTAGAAGCATCTGTTTCTGTGTAACTACCAGTGAACTAGCCTACAACTAAAGTGAAATAATGCCCTTAACCATACCTCTGTGGTCTGTTCCTGGAAGGCGTAGAGGATACCATCAATCAGTTGTTCTTCCAGTTTATGATCAATGTCTGCTGCTCCCAGATTTCCCATTATCTTCTCAATTGTTTCCATGACCATTTTTCTGTACTGCTCAGCCTCATCTTTCAGGTCATCCACAAttctagaaattatttctgctgctccaACTTTGTTTGCCAGCTCCACGGTTGTATCAACCAGCTGAAAGACACAAATGTTGTGTCAGCAAATGTTGGTAAAATCTACTTTCTGCATCTTGAAAATAGATTTCCCCAGCCTGAGGAGGAGAAACAGCATCATGCACATCAACTGCACTGCAAACAACAGTTTTAAATATCATCCAGTGTTTTAAACTGGAGCTACCCAGCCTTAAAGCTGATGTAGACTCATACTCACAAGTGTAAAATGTCTCCATAGCCTCCTAAGAACCTGTGAGTATCCTAGTTATGCCAATTCTAAATCTCAAAATTCAGTTTCAggacataaaagaaaaaaacaaagcatctAGCCCTGAATGAACATTCTAATGTGAATTTTGTCCTACTGTAAAcaattttctaattaaaaaaaaaaacaaaaaatacctgtCTGTAATTTCTTCTGTCCAATGCCATTCTGTGCTGccagaagtgtttgaaaaaagGTGGCaagatttctgttttaatgtAGTTTGCTTCAACACCATCTGTACCACAGCACTGCTTCACCACCTgtcaagaaacaaaaatcaaatcATTTTAATTCAGTGTAGGGTTTGTGCTTTTGAGAGGTCAGggggtgggtttgtttttttctctttgcttgggggttttgttgttttgtttctttttttaaggaaaaatactAATGCTAAGCAATCACTCTGACATACCTtcaacacaatttttttcatctcttcatcAGGAGACTGGAACTCTCTGATAAGGATCAGCATGACTTCTCTGGTGTAATAGTTGGCATACTCAGCATCCATGAGTGGAATCAGGTAACCAATAGCCTTCAAAAAGGCAGCCAAGCcctatttaaatgaaaaaacgTGTCTTGAATGAGTTACAGAAGGAATACATCTATTTTATATCAAACTAAAGAAGGTATTTCAGACAtacctttcctctgtgctgacGTATACCCTTCCATAGGGGCTTCAGAACAGAATCAAAGGACTCAATACCATAGGGTGTAGCTGCCTCAGCCAAGGCAGCAATAGCCAAAGCACTGATGGTGCGGACTTTCTGCTGCTCATCCACCAGACCTGCAGAAAAACAACACTGTTCAGCTCCACTTCTTGTGACTCCACcttcaaagcagcaaaattagAGAGGCAGCATAAAAGGGATTAACTTATTTTCATGGAAACTGAATTCTTTTGAAGTCAGCTGCACTGTGTCTCTGTCAAGCAAAACAAGGATCTTACTATCACTGTGACTCACTGGGGTAATGGAATATTTCCCAAATATAAATCagagaatcctagaactggctgggttggaagggacctcagagatcatcaagtccaacccttgatccactcccgctgcagttcccagcccatggcactgagtgccacatccaggctctttggaaatatctccagggatggagaatccaccccttccctgggcagcccattccaatggctgatcaccctctgggtaaagaaattctttctcatgtccaacctaaacctcccctgacacaacttgagacctcttgtgccctcttgtcttgctgagagttgcctgggagcagagcccaacccccccctggctccaacctcctttcagggagttggagagagtgatgaggtctcccctgagcctcctcttctccagcctcaacacccccagctccctcagcccttcctcacaggacttgtgctggatcccttcccagcctccttgctcttctctggacctgctccagcacctcaatctccttcctgagctgaggggcccagaactggacacaggactcaagctgtggcctccccagggctgagcacaggggcagaatcccttccctggacctgctggccacgctgttcctgaaaGTGAGTAAAGtgagtcaaaaaaaaaactttttaccTGGAAAAGCAGAACTTACCATGTTCAATAATTTCAACCAAGCTCCTGAGATGAGGCAAGATAGCACAGCCCATAAGAATAGCAATCTGCTGCACAATCTTGATGCCAGTGTGTCTAGCCTGCCAGGACTTCTTGCTTTTACAGACAGCTTTCAGGAAGGGCAACAGAGAAGGAATTCCCAGAGCAGAGGCAACAACAGCAAAGGCTCGAGCTGTTGTGTTTCTGACATACTCATCCATATTATCAATATCAGGTCGCATGGTGGAGATCATTGTTGCCAAACCAGCAGCCTGAAGGAAAAACATGCACAATGTAGCAATTAGATCTATGAACAGCACAGCTGATTCTCCTGCCATGCCTAtaaatatcatagaatcctagaactggctgggttggaagggatctcagagctcatcaagtccagcccttgatccacgccccccgtggttcccagcccatggcactgagtgccacatccaggctcttttgaaatatctccagggatggagaatccaccccttccctgggcagcccattccaatgcctgatcaccctctccctaaagaaattctttctaatgtccaacctaaacctcccctggcacaacttgagacctcttgtgccctcttgtcttgctgagagttgcctgggaaaagagcccaacccccccctggctccaacctcctttcagggagttggagagagtgatgaggtctcccctgactcctcttctccagactgaacatgCAGCTGTACATGAGGCAACTCAGTGCCTTAACAAAGGATGGATCTTTACCTTTGCCAAgttggaaataatttctctgcCTTCCACTCTAGCATAGTAGTCTTCATCAATCAGCAGTGGCTCAATGACGACAAGGatctgaaaaaatgaaaaaacttgtatttcctttcattaataatttttattgttttcgTGGCCCTATAGGAGTCCACAGATCCAAGTTTAAAGCTTTATAACTGGGAAAAATTTAAATCTAAGATGATCTCTTTATAGCTCTTTGTCTCTGAAGCACCTGTCCTGGAGATATGACCTAGATGAGACACCCTGCCCACTCCCAAGtgtgcatttcatttttacatcATCCCTTAATACTATGAAGGCCACACTTCAATCATACCACAAGAACTTAAAAGTTTGGCTTCAGAAGAAACACGAAAGCCTGTTAAAACAACACAGCATCATCCTCTTCATAACATGCCAATAAAACACACACTTCTCCCAGCaatgaccagaaaaaaaagaacttgaagATGGAGTGGTGAAGTTCAACAGACCTTGTGTACATATGGTCGGACCAAGTCATCCAGTTTGTAAAGAATTCTGTCGATGACTTTGACCAGCAAGTGGCGCTCCTGATCCTCAAGGGTTGGTGACATCAGCAGAGGCAGAATCTGATTAAACAGTGGCCCTGCCCCAAATTCCCGAGCTTTATCAGTAATCTGTCGCAAGGCAGCctaagggaaaacaaaattaacccAAACAGCCCATCAGTTACACAAAGGGAACAATACTGAACAATTACAAACCAGGTACGTGTTAACCAAGTTACAAGGTAATTCACTGCAACCAGAGGCTTCAAATTACTTGCTCCTATCACTGTAAAACTCCAAGCAATTTTATGCTGAGCTGTTAAAAGAAGGAATCAGTGAAGAGAAGCACCCTGATGTTAGCTTCCAGATGTTCAGTTTTCAAACTAAAAGCTAAGTTGTTCTTATATTAAGACCTGTTCTAATGTTAAGAATGGCTCCATCTGAAAACTAACTGATACAGCATCTAGGCAGCTTGGTGGCAATAAAACAAACCTGTGCAGAAAAAACTGCTAATCTTTTGCACAAAGTGCAAGGTAGAACCTTAACTAAGAGCTTGACTGCTAATTTAAGTGTAAGAAGcatgaaaatgatgaaaaaattttaagaaaaaagcactAAAATCTGGTTTATTGTAGCTGTAAAAAATTTATAAAGCCTATATACAACTTAGTGACTGATAATACCATACAAAGAGCAGGAACACTGAATTGTATTGAATGacaaagagaaagcaacacagaggggaggaagaaaacactgaacagaTATCCAAGTTAAGGAGATTATCTTAAAGAGAATCCCACAGATAACAAACTAAAGCTGAAAAATgagatatttctgaaaaatggaaTTCCTAGAAGCACCTGACAATGCACCTTACCTTTCTCATGGGAGGTGTGCCattctttattttcagcagtaatttcattatttttctctccttctgttCTTCAGGACTCAGAGTTGATTCATCAACATCAACCTACAAGTAATTCCAGACAAAGAAAGCAGCATTATTACATACTcagaagaaacaaggaaatTTTACGTGGTACGAGCAAACTCTCACTTACCAGTAGTTTATCAAAATACTGGATATCATCTGGCTTTAGGAATGGGAGATTACCAGAGGGCTGGTCATTAACACTTTTCATGGTCCTGTCTTCTGTCTGCATGTGGAATCCAGTCATGCCACCCAAAGGTGTTGGGGTGGCTGTCAGCTTACGAGCTGGAGTGCGAATCGGTACGTAACCAGCTGGTGGGGGAAGaacctacagaaaaaaagagtaaaatgtaCCTTATCCTACCACAGCAGatagaaaaagagggaaaacaaatacaaagcttaaatcttccattttatttgtCTGGGGATTTGTGCAAGTGTTATTCCATGTTCACAGGAGGAGAAACAAACTGactatagaatcatagaatcatagaatcatagaatcctaggggttggaagggacctggaaagatcatctagtccaaccccccctgccagagcagggccccctagagtacatcccctaggaacgtgtccaggtgggttttgaatgtctccagtgaaggagactccacaacccccctgggcagcctgttccagggctctgtcacccttacagtaaaaaaattttttctgatattcaacttgaacctcctatgctccaatttacacccattaccccttgtcctatcactggtcaccactgagaaaagcctaactccatctccctgacactcaccccttacatatttgaaaacattgatgaggtcacccctcagtctccttttctccaaactaaagagacccagctccctcagcctttcctcataagggagatgttccactcccttaatcatctcagtagctctgtgctggactctttcaagcaattccctgtccttcttgaactgaggggcccagaactggacacaatactccaggtgtggcctcaccaatgcagaatagagggggagcagaacctctcttgacctactaaccacaccctttctaatgcaccccaggatgccattggccttcttggccacaagggcacattgctggctcatgggcatcttcttgtctaccaggacccccaggtctctttcacctacactgctctccagcagctcagcccccagcctatactgggacatcgtgttgtcCCTATACTGGGACATCACCATGGCAGCTTGTATTTGTGCTTATCCTGTATTGGTATTTCAGAACTTCCTCTGCTGAGAGCTTGGGTGTCTTCATCAACACACCATACTTTCTGGTTTAGAATTTGTGCACTCTCCTCTAAGTTTTTCTACATCTggactttgtatttttaacagtCCCTTCAGAGCCTTGACAGGCACTCCCAGCATTGAGAAGCAGAGTGGACTTGGAGATCACCtttatttctccctttctaATGAATTTACAATAAATCAGAAACATCTACAATCAATACTTAACGTGAAACATCCTACTTCTGGGAcaacttgattaaaaaaaaaacttaattaaaaaaaaaaatttaatattccctagcaggaagaaaaaaccaaactccaTCCTACTCTGCTGTATTTTAATCCAGATGTATTACCTTGTATCCTTCTGGAAACATAGCATCCAGTTCTTCATCAGAAAGTGGTCTGTTTCTCTCATCAATTTCCCTTTCCCAACGCCAAGCCTGCAGCTGTTCAGGAGTCATGCTCATGATATGACCTGTAttcaaagtgaagaaaaaatgttaaaataaaggTTTTAACAAACAATTTTGCAGCTTACTTAACCTTAAAACAGTCGCCTGAACCTAAACTTTTCATAGCCCTTGAAATCTATAGCCAGCAAGACATGAAACTTTTGgagttttctgtaattttttacCAACAACACTTAACAGGAACAGACAAAAAACCTGAGCCTTGATTCCCCTCCAGAACTGCACTgctgtgaaaattaaaaatggtaAACTGAGCACATGCTAACTGTATAGATTGGAGAACATATCAGGCAGAAATCGATTTCAAAATCCaatataaatgtaaatgcttcactcccccaccccccaaaaaaaaaaaaaaaaaaaaaaaaaaaagggaagccTGAGAGAATGGACTGTGCTTACCTGGTGTGGGAGTTGCCATGTTCATAGCTGGTGTCCCAATGGGTGTTTTTCCAGGTGTCAGAACAGGAGTGCTGCCACCCATCTGGCTAGCAGGTGTTTCATCCCAACGGGACTTCCTTTTGCTTGCTCCTGGGGTTGGTGTCTCCCCAATGGAGTCACCACCTCTGTCTGTACGAGGTGTCTCAGCCCATCCACTGCCATGTCCCGGAGTATctgagggaaaaacaaaccacttttGCTTAGAAAGCTGAACAGTACATACTCCCTACTATAGAATCCATATCTAAACCCATTTTCTGTATCTTCATGCCTACACAAATCAACGAGTATCAAATAAACAAGTgtacactagaaaaaaaaaaactactttgGAAAAACACAAGCATGACATTAAAAACACCCAGGGAATTTAATTTGATGAAAAAGCATGTCATTTTCTTGCTGAATCTTAGCATAAATagataaaattataaaaaacagaaaataatttggataTTCTAACAACTTAAAGTAGTTCAAATCCTACCCTGGTGAAAGCATTAAGGAACAGTGGTGTTTCACTGTTCTCTAACACATAAGCTTTGTTCAATTTAGGCAGGTGAGAAAACACTTCCAAAACTTGTCTTAATTCtaacctcttaaaaaaaaaattaagtttgaaAATAACACACTGAAGTACCACAAGAAGCAATTCACTATGAATTCCTTTACCCATTAAAATCCCAACTTGCAGCAGTCACTAGATACAGCACAAAAATTGGATGAGATTTTGGAGCTGAGTTAATCTAACGGGCAGATGACAAAAACACCACCTCACATCAACCACTAGGTGTCAGAATATAGTTAGTTCTTGCCTGACTACTCActcaaggtgaaaaaaaacctgtacaGGTACCCATTCCCCATTTCCCAGTTcatcctagaatgggctgggttggaagggacctcagagatcatcaagtccaacccttgatccactccccccgtggttcccagcccatggcactgagtgccacatccaggctcttttgaaatatctccagggatggagaatccaccccttccctgggcagcccattccaatggctgatcaccctctccagaaagaaattctttctaatgtccaacctaaacctcccctggcacaacttgagacctcttgtgccctcttgtcttgctgagagttgcctgggaaaagagcccaacccccccctggctccaacctcctttcagggagttggagagagtgatgaggtctcccctcagcctcctcttctccagcctcaacacccccagctctctcagcctctcctcataggatctgtgctggatccctttaccagcccagttgcctcctttggacctgctccagcacttcaatctccttcctgagctgaggggcccagaactggacacaaatACCAGAAATACCTCTTTCTGT
The nucleotide sequence above comes from Heliangelus exortis chromosome 6, bHelExo1.hap1, whole genome shotgun sequence. Encoded proteins:
- the SF3B1 gene encoding splicing factor 3B subunit 1 isoform X1; protein product: MAKIAKTHEDIEAQIREIQGKKPALDEAQGVGLDSTGYYDQEIYGGSDSRFAGYVTSIAATELEDDDDDYPSTSLLGQKKPGYHAPVALLNDIPQSTEQYDPFAEHRPQKIADREDEYKKHRRMMIISPERLDPFADGGKTPDPKMNARTYMDVMREQHLTKEEREIRQQLAEKAKAGELKVVNGAASQPPSKRKRRWDQTADQTPGATPKKLSSWDQAETPGHTPSLRWDETPGRAKGSETPGATPGSKIWDPTPSHTPAGAATPGRDTPGHATPGHGGATSSARKNRWDETPKTERDTPGHGSGWAETPRTDRGGDSIGETPTPGASKRKSRWDETPASQMGGSTPVLTPGKTPIGTPAMNMATPTPGHIMSMTPEQLQAWRWEREIDERNRPLSDEELDAMFPEGYKVLPPPAGYVPIRTPARKLTATPTPLGGMTGFHMQTEDRTMKSVNDQPSGNLPFLKPDDIQYFDKLLVDVDESTLSPEEQKERKIMKLLLKIKNGTPPMRKAALRQITDKAREFGAGPLFNQILPLLMSPTLEDQERHLLVKVIDRILYKLDDLVRPYVHKILVVIEPLLIDEDYYARVEGREIISNLAKAAGLATMISTMRPDIDNMDEYVRNTTARAFAVVASALGIPSLLPFLKAVCKSKKSWQARHTGIKIVQQIAILMGCAILPHLRSLVEIIEHGLVDEQQKVRTISALAIAALAEAATPYGIESFDSVLKPLWKGIRQHRGKGLAAFLKAIGYLIPLMDAEYANYYTREVMLILIREFQSPDEEMKKIVLKVVKQCCGTDGVEANYIKTEILPPFFKHFWQHRMALDRRNYRQLVDTTVELANKVGAAEIISRIVDDLKDEAEQYRKMVMETIEKIMGNLGAADIDHKLEEQLIDGILYAFQEQTTEDSVMLNGFGTVVNALGKRVKPYLPQICGTVLWRLNNKSAKVRQQAADLISRTAVVMKTCQEEKLMGHLGVVLYEYLGEEYPEVLGSILGALKAIVNVIGMHKMTPPIKDLLPRLTPILKNRHEKVQENCIDLVGRIADRGAEYVSAREWMRICFELLELLKAHKKAIRRATVNTFGYIAKAIGPHDVLATLLNNLKVQERQNRVCTTVAIAIVAETCSPFTVLPALMNEYRVPELNVQNGVLKSLSFLFEYIGEMGKDYIYAVTPLLEDALMDRDLVHRQTASAVVQHMSLGVYGFGCEDSLNHLLNYVWPNVFETSPHVIQAVMGALEGLRVAIGPCRMLQYCLQGLFHPARKVRDVYWKIYNSIYIGSQDALISHYPRIYNDEKNTYIRYELDYIL
- the SF3B1 gene encoding splicing factor 3B subunit 1 isoform X2; amino-acid sequence: MNARTYMDVMREQHLTKEEREIRQQLAEKAKAGELKVVNGAASQPPSKRKRRWDQTADQTPGATPKKLSSWDQAETPGHTPSLRWDETPGRAKGSETPGATPGSKIWDPTPSHTPAGAATPGRDTPGHATPGHGGATSSARKNRWDETPKTERDTPGHGSGWAETPRTDRGGDSIGETPTPGASKRKSRWDETPASQMGGSTPVLTPGKTPIGTPAMNMATPTPGHIMSMTPEQLQAWRWEREIDERNRPLSDEELDAMFPEGYKVLPPPAGYVPIRTPARKLTATPTPLGGMTGFHMQTEDRTMKSVNDQPSGNLPFLKPDDIQYFDKLLVDVDESTLSPEEQKERKIMKLLLKIKNGTPPMRKAALRQITDKAREFGAGPLFNQILPLLMSPTLEDQERHLLVKVIDRILYKLDDLVRPYVHKILVVIEPLLIDEDYYARVEGREIISNLAKAAGLATMISTMRPDIDNMDEYVRNTTARAFAVVASALGIPSLLPFLKAVCKSKKSWQARHTGIKIVQQIAILMGCAILPHLRSLVEIIEHGLVDEQQKVRTISALAIAALAEAATPYGIESFDSVLKPLWKGIRQHRGKGLAAFLKAIGYLIPLMDAEYANYYTREVMLILIREFQSPDEEMKKIVLKVVKQCCGTDGVEANYIKTEILPPFFKHFWQHRMALDRRNYRQLVDTTVELANKVGAAEIISRIVDDLKDEAEQYRKMVMETIEKIMGNLGAADIDHKLEEQLIDGILYAFQEQTTEDSVMLNGFGTVVNALGKRVKPYLPQICGTVLWRLNNKSAKVRQQAADLISRTAVVMKTCQEEKLMGHLGVVLYEYLGEEYPEVLGSILGALKAIVNVIGMHKMTPPIKDLLPRLTPILKNRHEKVQENCIDLVGRIADRGAEYVSAREWMRICFELLELLKAHKKAIRRATVNTFGYIAKAIGPHDVLATLLNNLKVQERQNRVCTTVAIAIVAETCSPFTVLPALMNEYRVPELNVQNGVLKSLSFLFEYIGEMGKDYIYAVTPLLEDALMDRDLVHRQTASAVVQHMSLGVYGFGCEDSLNHLLNYVWPNVFETSPHVIQAVMGALEGLRVAIGPCRMLQYCLQGLFHPARKVRDVYWKIYNSIYIGSQDALISHYPRIYNDEKNTYIRYELDYIL
- the SF3B1 gene encoding splicing factor 3B subunit 1 isoform X3; protein product: MAKIAKTHEDIEAQIREIQGKKPALDEAQGVGLDSTGYYDQEIYGGSDSRFAGYVTSIAATELEDDDDDYPSTSLLGQKKPGYHAPVALLNDIPQSTEQYDPFAEHRPQKIADREDEYKKHRRMMIISPERLDPFADGGKTPDPKMNARTYMDVMREQHLTKEEREIRQQLAEKAKAGELKVVNGAASQPPSKRKRRWDQTADQTPGATPKKLSSWDQAETPGHTPSLRWDETPGRAKGSETPGATPGSKIWDPTPSHTPAGAATPGRDTPGHATPGHGGATSSARKNRWDETPKTERDTPGHGSGWAETPRTDRGGDSIGETPTPGASKRKSRWDETPASQMGGSTPVLTPGKTPIGTPAMNMATPTPGHIMSMTPEQLQAWRWEREIDERNRPLSDEELDAMFPEGYKVLPPPAGYVPIRTPARKLTATPTPLGGMTGFHMQTEDRTMKSVNDQPSGNLPFLKPDDIQYFDKLLVDVDESTLSPEEQKERKIMKLLLKIKNGTPPMRKAALRQITDKAREFGAGPLFNQILPLLMSPTLEDQERHLLVKVIDRILYKLDDLVRPYVHKILVVIEPLLIDEDYYARVEGREIISNLAKAAGLATMISTMRPDIDNMDEYVRNTTARAFAVVASALGIPSLLPFLKAVCKSKKSWQARHTGIKIVQQIAILMGCAILPHLRSLVEIIEHGLVDEQQKVRTISALAIAALAEAATPYGIESFDSVLKPLWKGIRQHRGKGLAAFLKAIGYLIPLMDAEYANYYTREVMLILIREFQSPDEEMKKIVLKVVKQCCGTDGVEANYIKTEILPPFFKHFWQHRMALDRRNYRQLVDTTVELANKVGAAEIISRIVDDLKDEAEQYRKMVMETIEKIMGNLGAADIDHKLEEQLIDGILYAFQEQTTEDSVMLNGFGTVVNALGKRVKPYLPQICGTVLWRLNNKSAKVRQQAADLISRTAVVMKTCQEKKLMGFPLLDPSSFASNHRLGSGVMVLLQFLQTHEPQKI